The sequence TTGCGCTCACTTTTGACGATATCGTTATAGTCGCGAACAATCATGTCTTACTCCGCTGCGAATTTGCTTGAGTCCGTCACGCCGCGGATCGCGTCGCGCAGAATTTTCAGGCCCTTAAGGAAAGTCTCGTTGTCTGTCGTCAGCGGCGCCAGAACCTTCACCACCTGGTCCTCGCTGCCTGAGGTTTCGATGATCAAACCGTTCTCGAAAGCACACGCGCAAATGCTGGCGGCCAGCTCGCCTGAGCCCACGTCCAGGCCCTGCATCATGCCGCGCCCCTTCAGACAGGAACCAGGAAGCAGCTCGCTCATCTCCTCCAGGGCAGCTGTCAGGAGCCGGGATTTGGCCGCAACGTCCCTTTGGAAACGGTCGTCCGTCCAGAACTTGCGGATCGCAACCCGGGCCGTGACAAAAGCATGGGTGTTGCCGCGAAAAGTGCCGTTGTGTTCTGCCGGGCCGAAGATGTCGTGCTGCGGGCGCACCAGCATCAGCGCCATCGGCAGGCCAAAGCCCGACACCGATTTGGCCAGGGTTACGATGTCCGGCGTGATACCCATCTCCTCGAACGAGAAGAAGCCTCCGGTCCGGCCGCAGCCGGCCTGAATATCGTCAATGATCAGCAGCGCGCCGTGGTCCTTCGCCAGCGCGGCGATGCGCTGCACCCATTCGGGGCTGGCTGCATTCAGACCGCCTTCGCCCTGCACGGTTTCCAGCAAAATTGCAGCCGGGGCGTCCACACCGCTGGAGCGGTCGTTCAGCATGGCTTCAAGATAATCCGCCGTATCAGCGCCTCCGGGGAGATAGCCGTCATAGGGCATCCTGGTCACGCCGTTCAGCGCCAACCCGGCACCGCCGCGGTGATAACCGTTGCCGGTTGCCGCAAGAGCACCCATCGTGACGCCGTGAAAGCCGTTGGTAAAGGCAATGACATTGGTGCGGCCGGTCACCTTGCGGGCCAGCTTGAGCGCCGCTTCAATGGCATTGGCACCGGTCGGGCCGGTAAACATTACCTTGTGGTCCATGCTGCGCGGCCGCAGGATCTGCTGGTCGAAGGCCTCCAGAAAGGCAGCCTTTGCATCGGTATGCAGATCCAGGCCATGGGCAAGGCCGTCGGACGAGATATGTTCGATCAGGGCCGCCTTCATGTCCGGATCGTTATGCCCGTAGTTGAGCGAAGAGCAGCCAGCGAGAAAGTCGATGTACCGGCGCCCCTTGTCGTCCGTCAGTTCGGATCCGCTGGCACGGGTGAAGACCGTATCGAAGCCACGGCAATAGCTGCGCGTTTCGGACTCGCGGCGCTTGAAAATAGAAATCTCGGCTGACGTATCAGTCGGCATAGTGTGTCCTCTTGGAATTAAGCAGGTCAGAACGGGCAAGCGCCACATGGATGTAAACGCCCTCAGGCTGCCCTGCCGGGCGCCTCGGAGAAATCGATCGTGACCATGTGCTCGGTGCTCTGGCGGTCCCTGAAATGCCGGGCCTGAGTAAAGTAGGGCTGGCTCTTCAGCGGCGCGCTCCGGTTAGCTGCGAATGTGTGGAACAGCCCCCAGGACGCTCTGTTTTCTTGGGTGATGGTCGTTTGCAGCCGCTTGATGTTTTTGCAGGCATCGCGGCGCAGCAGGCCGTTCAGCATCAGCGAACCAAGCCCGGCACCACGGGCCTTTTCCGACACCGCAACCTGCCAGACAAACAGCGTTTCCGGATCGTCAGGCAAAACGTAGGCAGAAACCCAGCCAGCGATTTCGCCATCAATCTCAGCAACCACGCAAGTTTCGCGGAAATGGTCGCACTGGATCAGATTGCAGTACATCGAGTTTTCGTCGAGCGGTTTGCAGGCGCGCACCAGCTCCCAGATTTCAGCTCCGTCTTCGGCCGCAGGTTCGCGCAGCGCTGGTGTTGATTTCCGGAAAAACTCTAATGCATGCCGCATCTGTCTCGGCGCCTCCATTTAATTTGATTAGCTAAGTACCACCTCAAAGCACCCCCCTCAAGCGGTTGTCGCAAATTGCGGCAATGTGTCGTTTTTCTGCAAAACAAGGCACGCGAGCGTCGGCACATTCGACCTCTTGTGTTTCGCTTGTCAAAGCAAAACCGCGGTTCCGCTCGGCTTGATTATCGCTTCGGGCTCTGTCAGAAACTGAAGATGGACCGTATTGATGCCAGTCTGATAGCCCTGCGGCGGATTTTGCGCGCGACCGACATGTTCGGGCGCGAGCTTGCCCAATCAGTCGACCTGACGGCTCCGCAGTTCCGGGTTCTGCAAATCATCGCCGGAAATGAGAGCTGCACAGCCAAGGCGATTTCCCAGCAGATGCGGATCTCCCAAGCTACCGTGACCTCACTTGTCGACAAACTGGTGCGCAAGGAGATGGCTGTGCGTGAAAAATCGCTGGCAGACCGGCGTCAAACCAATATTTCCGTTACCGCAAAAGGCCGCCGGGCAATTACGGAAGCTCCGGACCCCCTTCAGCAGCGGTTCGTCCGTAAATTTGAAGCGATGGAAGATTGGGAGCAAGCGGGGCTGATTGCGGCGCTGGAGCGTGTCGCCGCCATGCTGGACGCGGAGGACATTGATGCGGCGCCGGTTTTGGATACAGGAGAATCCTTGACCACTTCGTGAACTGGATTTGCAGCATTTGCTGTACGGCTGGACATGCAGCAACGGTCAAGCTGAACCACACCTGGAGGGCTGTCCGCGGCGGCTGCTCAGCACAGCCGGAGCTGTCTTCGCGATACCATCCGCAGACTATTGATTGATATAGTACCGGTAATTCCGCCTGCCCCAGTCGGTGTAAAGGTCCGCCATGATCGTGCGGAACTGGCTTTCGGCCATAAGCGGCCGGATCGGTGCAGCCCCCCGGCCGCCGAACACGCTGACTGTGTCGCCGACTTGAATGCCGTCAGCTCCGGTCACATCAGCTACAATCGCATTCATGGAGATCTTGCCGATCACTGGCGCCAGAAAGCGCCCGCCCACAACAACGCTGCCATTCCGAGAAAGCCGCCTGAAACCGTTTTCGTACCCGATCGCAATACAGGCCAAGCGGCGGGCCCGGTTAAGGCGGTGCTCCCTGTCATAACCAACGGTTGACCCTTCAGGGTAGTCTTGCAGGCTCACCACGCGCGCTTCCAGGTCCATCGTGCTGCAAAAGCCCAGTTCCGGCTTCAATATCCCATACAGTATGGCACCGCAGCGATACATGTCTGTTTCAATTGCGGTCTCTGAAATCAGTGTCAGCGAACTGCCTGCGTGAACGACAACATCAGACCGTTCCAAATTGCTGTTTTCAAACACCCAGGAAACCTGCTGCTGGAACAGCCGGTTGCTTTGCTGCAGTTCGGGCCGGTCATTTGACGGAAAGTGAGTGCAGATCCCGCCAATGCGCTCCCCCAGGCAGTCCAGAATTTCGCGGCAAGTCTCCTTGCCGGCCTCCGTCGAGACTTCCAACCCATCGCGCGACATTCCTGCTGCGTTCAAAGAGAGATGCACACTGGCCTTGTACCGTCCGGCCTTTGCGCTGGCACGGATTTGCTGTGCGGCTCGGCGCGAGGCAACCTGTTCTTCGACCCGGTCCTCCAAAGCCCCCTCAATTTCCTGGGGCGCTGCCGCCCTAAGGCGGATGACAGCCCCTTTGAAGCCCGCCTGGCGCACGGCCCGCGCCTCGGAATTGCTGGTGATGCCAATACATTTGACACCCTGTTCTTGCACCAGGGGAACAACTTGCTGAATGCCGTGACCATAGGCGTCTGCTTTCAGCACGGCACAAAAGCGCCTGCCCTTCGGGACGAGACCCAGAGCAAGCTCAAGGTTTCTCGAAATGCGGTCGCGGTGAACTGTGCACCACGAGGCAGGGCAGATGTCCGGCATCTTCAGGCCTGCGACCGCCCGAGAAGTCTATCGGCAATCCCGCAAAACAAATCTGTCACAATCGGAAGGAGCGCATCGGGGAAATCATAATCCGGGTTGTGAAGCTGGGGATGCTCCTCACCGGATCCGACATAGAGCAAGGCCGCCTTGGCTCCGTCTTCTCCGAAGCGCCCGAAATCTTCGGACCAGCGCATCGGGACAGGCATGTCGCGGCAGGTCTGCCCCAGCGCTTGCGCCGCTTCTTGCGCGATTTCGGTGGCCTGTTCATCGTTCTCGACTGCGCGGAAAACATCGTGCCATCGTACCTCCGCTTTCAGGCCGACGGCGCTGCTTTCGACCTGTCTTCGCGCCTCGGCGATCAGGGTGTCCATCCGCTCATTCGTCATTGAGCGCAGCGTGACGCGCATCTCCCCGTCGGCTGGCGAAATACCGAAAGCAGGTTCGCCCAGTTTCACATGCGTCAGGGTGCTGAGCGCAAAACCGGCATCACCGATTACGCCCTGGCTGAGTGCCGGCAGCCCGGCCATCAGCTCCGCCATTGCATTGGCGGGCGAAATCCCGTCCTCGGGGGCTGCAGCATGCGAACTCTTTCCTTCCAGCAGAATCTGCATCCCTCGCGAAGCGCAATTGCCCGCCCCCGGCCGCAGGCCAATCTCGCCGAGCGGCCGGCCGGGCACATTATGGTAAGCAAAGGCAAAGTCCGGGCGGATTTCGGGCCAGCGCGGATCCTTGATCACCGCCTCGGCACCGGCACCGGTTTCTTCGGCCGGCTGAAACAGCACAATGACGCGCCCGGCGGCAGGGCGGCAGCCGGCCAGCCGCATCGCAACCCCCAGAACCGATACCATATGCCCGTCATGGCCGCACAAATGCCCCCTGCCCTCTACCTCCGACCTGTAAGGCAGATCCGAGATTTCGCGGATCGGCAGCCCGTCAAGCTCGCATCGGAACAGCACGGCGGGGCCGTCCTGCGCCCCGGTGAACTCTGCCGCAACACCATGACCGCCGAGGCCGCGCCAGATCCGGTCCGCCCCCAGCGCGGTCAGTTCGGCCGCGATGCGCTCAGCGGTTCCGGCCTCCTCACCGGAAATCTCGGGGCGGCGGTGCAACTCCTGGCGCAAAGCCGTCAGCTGGCTGATCTGTTCAGCAGAAAGAGCGGCCATCAGAACCTCCTTAGAAAATCTCGAACAACCCGGCGGCGCCCTGCCCGCCGCCGACACACATGGATACCACGCCCCACGTCACACCGCGGCGGCGGCCTTCCAGCAGGATGTGCCCCGCCATGCGGGCGCCGGACATGCCATAGGGGTGGCCGATGGAAATCGCGCCGCCATTCACGTTCAGCCGGTCATCGGGAATGCCCAGAGCATCGCGGCAATAGAGCAGCTGCGCGGCAAAGGCTTCGTTTATTTCCCATAGGCCGATCTGATCCATGCTGAGCCCGGCTCGCTCCAGCAGGCGCGGAATGGCCACTACCGGGCCGACGCCCATTTCTTCGGGAGCAACACCCGCGGCAGCAAAGCCGCGCAGGGCTCCCAATGGGGTCAGTCCCCGCTGGCGGGCCTCGCCGGCCTCCATCACCACCAAGGCCGCCGCGCCGTCGGAGAGCTGGCTCGCATTCCCTGCAGTCACGGTTTTCCCCGCGCCGCGCACCGGCGCCAGCCCCGCCAGCCCGGCAGAGGTAGTACCGGGGCGGTTGCATTCGTCTTGCACCAGCCGGACCCGTTCTTCACGGGTTTCCCCGCTCGCCTTGTCTGTGACAACCTTGACCGCGTCAACGGGCACGATTTCATCAGCAAACAGCCCGGCCTGCTGCGCCTTTGCAGTCCGGATCTGGCTTTGCAGCGCATAAGCGTCCTGTGCTTCTCGTGTCACGCCATAGCGGCCGGCCACCACTTCGGCGGTGTCCAGCATGGCCATATAATAACCGTCCCGAACATTCGGATCGCGATAGCGATGCCCGTTCCAATGCGCATTCTGAACCAAAGAGATGCTTTCGAGCCCACCGGCCAGCGCAATACTGACCTCTTCGCACCGCACCATGTGCGAGGCCATCGCGATGGCGTTCAGGCCCGAGGCGCACTGGCGGTCCACCGTGGCCCCGGCGACGCTGTCGGGCAGCCCGGCAGCCTGGGCAATATGGCGGGCGACGTTCACACCGGATGTGCCTTGCGTCAATGCCGAACCAAAAACGGCCTCTTCGACGTCACCGCCCTGCACTCCGGCGGCGGCGAGGGCTGCTGTGACTGCGGGCGCGGCCAGGCCCGGCGCCTCGAGATTGTTGAACGCACCGCGATAGGCTTTGCCTATCGGCGTGCGGGCGGTGGAAACGATGAAGGCGTCGCGCATGTGAAAGGTCCTCAGATCTCTTCGGTTCCGCACCAATCGGCGATGAACATGGCTGTGGCCCTGGTGACGCGGCGTACGCTTTCCAGGTCGACGCGTTCATTGAAACCGTGGATCGCTTCGGCGCGCGGGCCATAAACCAGCGCCGGAGTGTCCGCATAGAGGCCGAAAAAACGCGCATCGGTGGTGGCGGTGATCGCTTCGCGCGCCAGGGCCTCACCGGTGGCGGATTGGTGCGCCTGATCAAGCGCGGCAATCGCGGACGCGGCTTTGGCGGAACTGTCCTGCGACAGCGCGTACCCTTCGGCATGAAAGCCATGATAGACAATCTCGGGCAAGGCATTACGCAGGAAGTCATTTTCGCGCGCGGTATCCATAATCACCTGTTCGATCTCGGCCTTTGCGGCGTCGATGGACTGGCCAGGGAATATTGCCATTCGCACGTCGAAAACGCACCAGGCGGGCACCGAGCTGGTCCAGTCGCCGCCTTCGATTTTGCCGACGTTCAGGTTAAGCGCGTGATCCATATGGGCGTAATCGGCCGGGCGGTTCCCGGCTGCGTTCCAGCGGTGCTCCATTTCATGCAGCGCCCGGATCAGCGGAAAGGCCGCCTCGATCGCGTTGGCTCCGCTGCCGGCATAGGCGACATGAGCCGGCAGGCCTTTGAGATGCACCTGAAACCAGATCACGCCCAGCTGCGCGGTGACCAGACGTTCGGAAAACGGCTCGGGGATCAAAGCCGCGTCAGCGGTATAGCCCCGCGCCAGGCAGGCCAGCGCGCCGTTGCCGGTGCACTCCTCCTCGACCACGGATTGGAAGAACACATCCGCGGCAGGGGCCAGCCCGCAGGCCCTGAGAGCGTCCAGCGCAAAGAGGTTCGAAGCCAGGCCCGCCTTCATATCCCCGCCGCCGCGGCCATAGAGCCAGCCTGCTTCCACACGCGGCTCGAACGGGGGGCTGTCCCACATGTCCAGCGGCCCGGCGGGCACCACGTCAATGTGCCCGTTCAGGATGAGCGAGCGGCCTGCAGGCGCCTGAGCGCGGTGAATGCCCACTACGTTGACGGCATCTTCATAAGGACCGAGCACCGGTGAGAACCCGGGCAAATGCCGGATCCCGGCAACGTCAATCTGCCAGCGGTCGACCTCATAACCGCGCGCGGCCAGTTCAGATGCCATGAAATCCTGTGCCGACTGCTCATTGCCCCGCGTCGACGGGTGCGCCGTCAGCTCGGACAGGAATCGGACTTGCCGGTCGAAACCAGCGTCTACGGTGTCACACAGCCGGTTTTTCAGATCATCTTGCATCATGAGCCTCAAAATGCTGGCAGGTCGGTATCAGGACGGATCAGCGGTGCGCCGGTGGCCTCGGCCACTTCAGCCGCGCTGACACCTTTTGCAGTTTCAGCCAGAACAAATCCCTGCGGCGACACATCAATCACTGCCAGATCGGTAAAAACCCGCGCCACACAGCCGCGGGCCGTCAGCGGCAGGGCGCATTCGGACTTCAGTTTGGGATTGCCGGCCCGGTCGGTATGCGTGGTCAGCACCACCACCCGCCGCGCTTTCTGCGCAAGCTCAATGCCGCCGCCTGCGCCGGGGCTGAACTTACCAGGGATTTTCCAGTTGGCCAGATCACCATTCGCGCCGACCTCGAACGCCCCCAGCATAGTCAGATCCAGGCGCCCGGAGCGCACCATCGCAAAGCTGGTGGCGCTGTCGAAAAAGGCCGATCCCGGCACGGTCGAGACATAGCCGCCCCCTGCGTCGATCAGATTGCGGTCCGCCTGTTCCGGCGGCACCGCCGGGCCGATGCCCGCCAGGCCGTTTTCGGTATGCAGGCATACCGGGAAATCAGCAGGCAGATGGTTGACGACCCGGGTCGGCAAGCCGATCCCGAGATTGACCACCATGCCCGGTGCAATCTCACGCGCGGCGCGGGCAATCATGCGTTCCTTAGCGCTGGACAACGGCGTACTCCTCCGACAGCTCACCCAATTCAGCCACGTGATCG is a genomic window of Leisingera caerulea DSM 24564 containing:
- the ectB gene encoding diaminobutyrate--2-oxoglutarate transaminase, translated to MPTDTSAEISIFKRRESETRSYCRGFDTVFTRASGSELTDDKGRRYIDFLAGCSSLNYGHNDPDMKAALIEHISSDGLAHGLDLHTDAKAAFLEAFDQQILRPRSMDHKVMFTGPTGANAIEAALKLARKVTGRTNVIAFTNGFHGVTMGALAATGNGYHRGGAGLALNGVTRMPYDGYLPGGADTADYLEAMLNDRSSGVDAPAAILLETVQGEGGLNAASPEWVQRIAALAKDHGALLIIDDIQAGCGRTGGFFSFEEMGITPDIVTLAKSVSGFGLPMALMLVRPQHDIFGPAEHNGTFRGNTHAFVTARVAIRKFWTDDRFQRDVAAKSRLLTAALEEMSELLPGSCLKGRGMMQGLDVGSGELAASICACAFENGLIIETSGSEDQVVKVLAPLTTDNETFLKGLKILRDAIRGVTDSSKFAAE
- the ectA gene encoding diaminobutyrate acetyltransferase, with protein sequence MEAPRQMRHALEFFRKSTPALREPAAEDGAEIWELVRACKPLDENSMYCNLIQCDHFRETCVVAEIDGEIAGWVSAYVLPDDPETLFVWQVAVSEKARGAGLGSLMLNGLLRRDACKNIKRLQTTITQENRASWGLFHTFAANRSAPLKSQPYFTQARHFRDRQSTEHMVTIDFSEAPGRAA
- a CDS encoding MarR family winged helix-turn-helix transcriptional regulator, which produces MDRIDASLIALRRILRATDMFGRELAQSVDLTAPQFRVLQIIAGNESCTAKAISQQMRISQATVTSLVDKLVRKEMAVREKSLADRRQTNISVTAKGRRAITEAPDPLQQRFVRKFEAMEDWEQAGLIAALERVAAMLDAEDIDAAPVLDTGESLTTS
- a CDS encoding alanine racemase; this encodes MPDICPASWCTVHRDRISRNLELALGLVPKGRRFCAVLKADAYGHGIQQVVPLVQEQGVKCIGITSNSEARAVRQAGFKGAVIRLRAAAPQEIEGALEDRVEEQVASRRAAQQIRASAKAGRYKASVHLSLNAAGMSRDGLEVSTEAGKETCREILDCLGERIGGICTHFPSNDRPELQQSNRLFQQQVSWVFENSNLERSDVVVHAGSSLTLISETAIETDMYRCGAILYGILKPELGFCSTMDLEARVVSLQDYPEGSTVGYDREHRLNRARRLACIAIGYENGFRRLSRNGSVVVGGRFLAPVIGKISMNAIVADVTGADGIQVGDTVSVFGGRGAAPIRPLMAESQFRTIMADLYTDWGRRNYRYYINQ
- a CDS encoding amidohydrolase codes for the protein MAALSAEQISQLTALRQELHRRPEISGEEAGTAERIAAELTALGADRIWRGLGGHGVAAEFTGAQDGPAVLFRCELDGLPIREISDLPYRSEVEGRGHLCGHDGHMVSVLGVAMRLAGCRPAAGRVIVLFQPAEETGAGAEAVIKDPRWPEIRPDFAFAYHNVPGRPLGEIGLRPGAGNCASRGMQILLEGKSSHAAAPEDGISPANAMAELMAGLPALSQGVIGDAGFALSTLTHVKLGEPAFGISPADGEMRVTLRSMTNERMDTLIAEARRQVESSAVGLKAEVRWHDVFRAVENDEQATEIAQEAAQALGQTCRDMPVPMRWSEDFGRFGEDGAKAALLYVGSGEEHPQLHNPDYDFPDALLPIVTDLFCGIADRLLGRSQA
- a CDS encoding thiolase family protein, with translation MRDAFIVSTARTPIGKAYRGAFNNLEAPGLAAPAVTAALAAAGVQGGDVEEAVFGSALTQGTSGVNVARHIAQAAGLPDSVAGATVDRQCASGLNAIAMASHMVRCEEVSIALAGGLESISLVQNAHWNGHRYRDPNVRDGYYMAMLDTAEVVAGRYGVTREAQDAYALQSQIRTAKAQQAGLFADEIVPVDAVKVVTDKASGETREERVRLVQDECNRPGTTSAGLAGLAPVRGAGKTVTAGNASQLSDGAAALVVMEAGEARQRGLTPLGALRGFAAAGVAPEEMGVGPVVAIPRLLERAGLSMDQIGLWEINEAFAAQLLYCRDALGIPDDRLNVNGGAISIGHPYGMSGARMAGHILLEGRRRGVTWGVVSMCVGGGQGAAGLFEIF
- a CDS encoding ArgE/DapE family deacylase, which codes for MMQDDLKNRLCDTVDAGFDRQVRFLSELTAHPSTRGNEQSAQDFMASELAARGYEVDRWQIDVAGIRHLPGFSPVLGPYEDAVNVVGIHRAQAPAGRSLILNGHIDVVPAGPLDMWDSPPFEPRVEAGWLYGRGGGDMKAGLASNLFALDALRACGLAPAADVFFQSVVEEECTGNGALACLARGYTADAALIPEPFSERLVTAQLGVIWFQVHLKGLPAHVAYAGSGANAIEAAFPLIRALHEMEHRWNAAGNRPADYAHMDHALNLNVGKIEGGDWTSSVPAWCVFDVRMAIFPGQSIDAAKAEIEQVIMDTARENDFLRNALPEIVYHGFHAEGYALSQDSSAKAASAIAALDQAHQSATGEALAREAITATTDARFFGLYADTPALVYGPRAEAIHGFNERVDLESVRRVTRATAMFIADWCGTEEI
- a CDS encoding 3-oxoacid CoA-transferase subunit B, with amino-acid sequence MSSAKERMIARAAREIAPGMVVNLGIGLPTRVVNHLPADFPVCLHTENGLAGIGPAVPPEQADRNLIDAGGGYVSTVPGSAFFDSATSFAMVRSGRLDLTMLGAFEVGANGDLANWKIPGKFSPGAGGGIELAQKARRVVVLTTHTDRAGNPKLKSECALPLTARGCVARVFTDLAVIDVSPQGFVLAETAKGVSAAEVAEATGAPLIRPDTDLPAF